CTGCATGAAGTGGCCGGTGCCGGCGCACCGTATGCACAGCGCCACGACCTGGTCTTCGTCGGCGGCTTCCGCCACCCGCCGAACCTGGACGCCATGGAATGGTTCATCGGCGACGTTTTCGCCGGCATCCGCGCGCAGCTGCCGCAGGTGCGCCTGCACTGCATCGGCGCGGCCGCGCCGGACAGCCTGCTGGCACTGGCCGCCGGCCAGCCCGGGGTGGAGATGCATGGCTTCGTCGAGGACATCGTGCCGTACATGGACGGTGCGCGCATCGCCATCGCGCCGCTGCGCTTCGGCGCCGGGGTGAAGGGCAAGATCAACCTGAGCATGGCCCACGGCCAGCCGGTGGTCGGCACGACCTGTGCGGTGGAGGGCATGCACCTGCAGCCTGGCCAGGACGTGCTGGTGGCCGATGACGCCGCCGCGTTCGCGGCCGCCGTGGTGCGCCTGTACCAGGATCCGCAGCTATGGCAGCAGCTGTCCGATGCCGGCCTGGCCAACGTCGCCCTGCACTTCTCGCTGGATGCGGCGCGGGCCACGGTGCAGCGGGTGTTCTTCGACTAATCCAGCCGCCCGCCGGCCTGTCGCAGGCGCTGCTCGAACGCGGCCAGCTCCTGCAGGTCCGGTTGCAGCTGGCGCACCTGGGCCACGGCCGCCTCGGCGAAGGCCACGTCACCGCGGCCCAGCCGCTCGCTGCCGATGGCCAGCCAGCGCTGCGCCAGCCGCACCCGCGACGAGGGCAGGCCCGGTGCGGTCGGCGCCAACGTCTGCCAGGCCTGCAGACAGGCGCCGGCGGCCTGCACCCGGTTCTGCCGCAGGTTGTCATCGAAGCACTGCCGGCTGGCCGGCAACAGGCGCGACGCTGCCGCCCTGACCCGTGCATCACGCGGGGCCAGCGCCTGTGCCTCGCGCAGCGCGTCGAAGGCGCTGTGGCCGGGCGGGCTGATCCATCGTCCTTCGCGCTCGGCGCGGTCGATCTGGCGCAGGCGGTCGCGCAGCTGCCGTTCGCGCTGGGCCACGCTCACTGCCGGATGCTGCTGGGCCTGCTGCATCTGCTGGGCGCGCTGGATGCGCTGGGCCGCCTGTTGAATCGCTGCCGCAGATGCGCCCAGCGCGCCCGCCCGTGCGCGATCGGCTTCGGCCGCCTCGAACTCGAAATCAGCCGCATGGCGCTGGCTGCGCGCGAGCAGCGCCTGCGCAGTCTGCTCGCGACCGCGCAAGGCACTGGAATCATCGGGGGCCGCCGCCAGCACCGCCTCGAATGCTTCCGAGGCGGCCTCCAGCTTCTGCTGTTTCAGCGCACGCTGGCCCTGCCGCAGGCGCTGGTCAACCGCGCGCGCCAGTGCCTCCTGGCTGGCCGGCAGATCGGTGTGCCCGGCATCGAACTGGCGCGCACGCTGCAGCAGGGCGGCGGTCTGTGCCAGCTCGCCGCGCGCGGCCATCTCTCGTGCACGCTGCAGCAGATCGCTCAGGGCATCCTCGCGCCCTTCCAGCGCCGGCAGGTTGTCTGGCTGCAGGCCCAGGATGCGCTGGAACAGCGGCAAGGCACTGCTGTCACCCTCATCGAGGCGACCCGCGGCGAAGGCATTGCGTGCCTGCGCCAGCAAGATACCGATGCCCGCCCCGGCACTGCGCCGGGCCTGCAGCTGGCGCGCCACGGCATCGGCATCGCCCTGCGGTACCTGCAGGTCGCGGGCCAGGGCCAACGCCTGTGCACTCCCGTCGAGGTCGTCGTTCTGCAGTCTGTCGCGTGCCTGCTGCAGCGCCGCCGCCGCCGTGCGTGCCAGGCCCTCCCGGGCCTGCGGACGATCCCCGTCCAGCGCGAGTACCGCCTGGTAGCGCTCGCGTGCACCACTGCCATCGGCTTCGCTCAGCCGGCCCGCCGCCAATGCGCGATCGCCTTCCGCCAGCAGTTGTTCAATCTGCGGCTCATCCCAGAACCAGTCGGCCAGCGGCTTGCGCAGCAGCACCAGCAGCACGAACACCGCCACCGCCGCGACCAGCGCCCAGCGCCAGACCCGGCGCGCATGGCGGGCCTGCAGCCACCACCAACGGCCTTCACGGCGGACGCGGTCCAGCGCTGGATGTTCAGCGCCATGCAGGCGATGCGGGGGCTCGCGTTCCATGCGTGCAGGGTAGCCGGGGCAGCGTGAAGCTCAGCCGAGGCGACGCGCCTCGCTCACGCCCGGCAGCGCGTCCAGCTTGCCCAGCAGGGTCGACAGCTGGCCATAGTCGCTCACCTTCAGGCGCAGGCGCAGATGGGCGCGACCGCTGTTGCGCACGTTGTCACTGTGGATGTCGAGCACGTAGGCGTCTTCCTGGGCAATCAGGTTGGTGATGTCCTTCAGCAGCCAGCGGCGGTCGACCGCCGTGACCACCACGTCCACTTCGTAGCCACCACCGGCCTGGCCCCACTCCACCGGCAGGATCCGCTGCGGGCTGGTGGCCGCCAGCCGGGCCAGCGCGGCACAGTCTGCACGATGCACGGTGACACCGCGGCTACGGGTCAGATAGCCGACGATCGGTTCGCCGGCCACCGGTTGGCAGCAGCGCGCCAGCTGCACCAGCAGGTTGCCCACGCCCTGCACGGTGAACTTGGACTTGCCCAGGTTCTCGCGGCGCGCGGTCGGGCGCGGCAGGGTCGGCGCGGGGGCCGGCTGGCTGGCCGCACGTTCCGCTTCCAGCAGGGTACGGCTGACCTGGTTGGGGCCGGTATCGCCCAGCGCTACCTGGATGTAAAGATCATCGACGCTGTCGGCGTGGAACTTCTTCGCCGCCACCGCCAGGTCCGAATGCTGCAGGCCCAGGCGCTTCAGTTCGCGCTCGAGCAGTTCACGGCCGGCCTGCACGTTGCGTGCGCGGTCCAGCTTGTGGAACCAGCTGCGCACCTTCTCGCGCGAGCGGTTGCTGGCCAGGAAGCCGTTGGCCGGCATCAGCCAGTCGCGGCGCGGGTCGGCCTCCTTGCCGGTCAGGATCTCGACCCGGTCGCCGCTGCGCAGGCGGTAGGTCAGCGGCACGATGCGGCCGTTGACCTTGGCGCCACGGCAACGGTGGCCGACCATCGTGTGCACCTGGTAGGCGAAATCGAGCGGGGTGGCGCCCTGCGGCAGGTCCAGCACCTCGTCCTTCGGGCTCAGCGCATAGACCCGGTCCTCGGTCAGCTCGGCATCGAGCGCCCCGGCCAGCTCGTTGCCCTGCCCGTCCTGGGCCTGCTCCAGCAGCTGGCGCATCCAGGTGATCTTGCGGTCGAAGGACTTTTCCGCGCCTTTGCCGCCTTCCTTGTACTTCCAGTGCGCGGCCACGCCCAGCTCGGCCTGCGAATGCATTTCGTGGGTACGGATCTGCACTTCGATGGTGCGGCCTTCCGGGCCGACCACGGCGGTGTGCAGCGAGCGGTAGTCGTTCGCCTTGGGCCGGGCGATGTAATCGTCGAACTCGCTGGGCACCGGTGCCCACAGCGCATGCACCACACCCAGCGCGGCGTAGCAGGCCGCGACGTCGTCCACCATCACGCGAACCGCGCGGATGTCGTACAGCTGGTCGAACGCCAGCCGCTTCTTCTGCATCTTCCGCCAGATGCTGTAGATGTGCTTCGGGCGGCCACTCACCTCGGCCTTGATGCCCTGTGCGACCAGTTCGCGCGACAGCACCTTCTTGACGTTCTCGACGTAGCGCTCGCGCGCGATACGGGTTTCGTCCACCTCACGGGCAATGCGCCGGTAAGTCTCCGGTTCCAGGTGACGGAAGGCCAGGTCCTCCAGCTCCCACTTCAGCTGCCAGATGCCCAGGCGGTTGGCCAACGGTGCGTGGATGTCACGGGTCAGCTGCGCCAGCGCGCGACGCTGCTCGTCGTCCAGTTTGTCGGCTGCGCGCATCCGCGCCAGTTGCCGCGCCAGCAGGATCGGCACCACGCGCAGGTCGCGGATGATCGCCAGCAGCAGCCGGCGCAGGCCTTCGCTGTTGCGTCCGGCCTCACGACCGGCATGCAGGGCCCACACCGGGTCGGCGGCGTCCTGGCCATCGAGCAGGCCGAGCACCGCCGCCTTGTGGTTGCCCAACGGCAGCTGGTCCAGGCTTGCGCGCAGGCCGGGCAGGTCGAACAGCAGCGCGGCGACCACGGCACCTTCGTCGGCCGAGAGCATCGACAGGGCATCAAGGGTGTCACCCAGCACCGACCAGGTGGCGCGCATCTGCTGATCGCACTCCGGCGCTTCCCAGTGCTCGCGCAGGGCCTGGCGCAGCGGAGCAGGCAGCACGGCTGCCGAAGGACGGTTCAACAAGGCATCCAGGCCGGGGACGGAAGCGCGGTTCACAGCATCGAGCAGGCAAGACAGAGGTTCCTACACTAGCGCCGGCGTCGTTCAGGGACAATCACCACGGCCACCATCACCCGGCATGAAGACATGCCGCTACACTCGCCGGCAAACCCTGGAGAGTCCCGCCATGCCCTCGATCGCCCCGCATTTCCGCCCACGGCTGCTGGCCTGCGCCGCGCTGCTGCTGTCCCTGTCGACGCCTGCGCTGGCACAGCGCGTGGTCGGCGGTGACCTGCAACAGCAGATGTCGCCCACCGAATTCAAGGCGGCCGGTCTGGACAAGCTGAGCGCACAGGAACTGGCCACGCTCAACCGCTGGCTGCAGGGCAAGGTCGAAGCGGCAACCACCGAGGCGGTGGCAGCAGTGCGCGAACAGGCGCGCGAGGAAGGCCGCCAGGAAGTGATCGTGAAGAACCGCGGCTTCTTCGACTTCGGCAGCAACGAGCCGATCACCGGCGTGCTGCAGGGCGAATTCCGCGGCTTCAGCAAGGGCCGCGTCTACGTGCTGGACAACGGCCAGGAGTGGGAACAGACCGACGCCACCAGTGTCGTCGGCGTGCGCAAGCAGTCGCCCAGGGTCAGCATCAAGCCCGGCGTGATGGGCGTCTGGTACATGAAGGTCGACGGCGTCAACACCCAGCCGAAGGTTCAGCGTACCAAGTAGTAGATCCACGCCACGCGTGGATGACATTCCACCGCACCCCGCCGGTCATCGTTCCGGCGGGGTCGGGCCGGGATTACGAGGCCTGGCGCAGTGCCGTCACCCGCTGCGCCAGCTTCTTGGCCGAGATGCCGGTGCGTGCTCCCAGCTCCTGCGCGAACAGCGATACCCGCAGTTCTTCCAGATCCCAGCGCAGGGCCTGCCATTGCGGGCGATCGCGCAGCCCCTGCTGCTCGCCCACCTCCAGCGCCTCCAGGAACGGATGCAGTTCCAGCATGCGCGCCTGATCACGCGGCGGATCACGCTTGGCACGCTCGGTGCGCAGGATCATCGCCTTCAGGTAGCGCGGATACTGCGCCAGCGCATCTGCCGGCGTATCGCGCAGGAAGCCGGGATGGATCAGGCCGGCCAGCTGCGCTTCCATGTCGTCCAGGTTGCCGCGCGCCCAGCCCATCAACGGCGCTTCCAGCATCGGCTTCAGTTCCGCTACCAGTGCCAGGATGGTTTCGGCCAGCTTCAGCCGCGACATGGCCTCACCGAACAGGGCCTTGGCGGCATGCTCGCGGCGTTGCTCGAACGCCGCCGCATCGCGGATGTCGTCCAGGCCTTCGGCCAGCACCGCGTTCATCGCTGCATCGACCAGGTCCCCGCGCAGGCGTTCCTGCGATTCGATCGCGGCATACAGCAGACCGGTCTTGGCACCCACTGGCAGCTGCTTGCGTGCCTGCTTGACCTTCTCGGCCAGGGCGATTTCCAACAGGCGACGCACGCCCAGCGGGTGCGCCTCCTGTGCCTGCTGGCGGTCGGCGAAGATGCGCAACGCCACGCTGTCGCCCTCGTCCAGCAGCGCCGGGTAGGCCGGAACGCCGGCTTCACCGGGCACCTGCAGCGGAATCGGCGTGGCCGGGAACGTGCGCAGGCCATCGGCCGCCATCTCGCGCCCGGCACGCGCCGCGAAGGCATCACCGGCACGGCCACCAAACCTTGCGCGCAGCGCGTCCAGGTCACGCGAGGTGGCCAGCACCTTGCCCTGCTCGTCGCGCAGGCGAAGGTTCATGTGCAGGTGCGGTTCGATCGAGCCGGGTTCGAAATCGAGCGCGGTCACCGTGGCGCCGGTCGCGCGTGACAGGAAACGCGCCAGTTCGCCGGTGATGGCGTCGGCGCTGGGCTGCGGGAACGCCTCGTAGAATGCGCGGCCGAAATCCGGCGCCGGCACGTAGTTGCGGCGCATCGCCTTGGGCAGGCTGCGGATCAGTGCCGAGGCCTTGTCGGCCACGAAGCCCGGCGCCAGCCAGCCCAGCTGCACCGGATCCAGTGCATTGAGCAGGTGCAGCGGCACGTCCAGGGTCACGCCGTCATCGTCGGCACCCGGCTCGAAGCGGTAGTGCAACGGCAAGCGCGCCTGGCCCAGCGCCAGGTACTTCGGGTAGCGCTCCTGCTCGCTGCCCTCGCCGGGC
This genomic interval from Stenotrophomonas sp. 57 contains the following:
- a CDS encoding bifunctional (p)ppGpp synthetase/guanosine-3',5'-bis(diphosphate) 3'-pyrophosphohydrolase; this translates as MNRASVPGLDALLNRPSAAVLPAPLRQALREHWEAPECDQQMRATWSVLGDTLDALSMLSADEGAVVAALLFDLPGLRASLDQLPLGNHKAAVLGLLDGQDAADPVWALHAGREAGRNSEGLRRLLLAIIRDLRVVPILLARQLARMRAADKLDDEQRRALAQLTRDIHAPLANRLGIWQLKWELEDLAFRHLEPETYRRIAREVDETRIARERYVENVKKVLSRELVAQGIKAEVSGRPKHIYSIWRKMQKKRLAFDQLYDIRAVRVMVDDVAACYAALGVVHALWAPVPSEFDDYIARPKANDYRSLHTAVVGPEGRTIEVQIRTHEMHSQAELGVAAHWKYKEGGKGAEKSFDRKITWMRQLLEQAQDGQGNELAGALDAELTEDRVYALSPKDEVLDLPQGATPLDFAYQVHTMVGHRCRGAKVNGRIVPLTYRLRSGDRVEILTGKEADPRRDWLMPANGFLASNRSREKVRSWFHKLDRARNVQAGRELLERELKRLGLQHSDLAVAAKKFHADSVDDLYIQVALGDTGPNQVSRTLLEAERAASQPAPAPTLPRPTARRENLGKSKFTVQGVGNLLVQLARCCQPVAGEPIVGYLTRSRGVTVHRADCAALARLAATSPQRILPVEWGQAGGGYEVDVVVTAVDRRWLLKDITNLIAQEDAYVLDIHSDNVRNSGRAHLRLRLKVSDYGQLSTLLGKLDALPGVSEARRLG